A single genomic interval of Oncorhynchus tshawytscha isolate Ot180627B linkage group LG15, Otsh_v2.0, whole genome shotgun sequence harbors:
- the lmod2b gene encoding leiomodin-2 has protein sequence MNSFGYRRELSKYEDVDEDELLASLSPEELAELEMELADIDPDANVPIGLRQRDQTEKTPTGTFSRDSLLKYWEKETKRILEDERGEVSSPKQDDDDDAEKSEEECVTETNSEAEEKDDENKKENKDYEEEEEEEEEEEESEEEEAETEDEEDEEEDEEEPEEKRPKAATPKDSGPPSPLSVAISSPSLLRPPRVEPMRLTSPPPPLDPNADGNPIVVDEALERVLNNDPELKEINLNNIEDISQDTLIQFAEALRSNTHVRVFSLANTHADDPVALAIAKTLCENTSIISLNIESNYVTGKGVLAMVQALPSNSTLTELRFHNQRHMCGGQVEMEMVKVLRENHTLIKLGYQFHLPGPRMSMTGILTRNMDRQRQKRLLEQRQNQQVGPEGPVNPRTTALLKATPGSSPYGSPRVSPWQSPKLPKKQTPPAPPPPPPPPPPPPPLPCQPPAEKKKPTRKIAEVIRLHEEVVKKQGKGKGKKGKKGLKETNSILKELKNALRPVAENRDQEHSRPPTPLRSSHDQLMDSIRNANVRSLRKVEVPQRKFVFVPDEETS, from the exons ATGAACAGTTTTGGGTACCGTCGGGAGTTGAGTAAGTAtgaggatgtggatgaggatgaaCTACTGGCTTCTCTCAGCCCAGAGGAGCTAGCAGAGCTGGAGATGGAGCTGGCAGACATAGACCCTGATGCCAACGTGCCCATCGgcctgagacagagagaccagacggAGAAGACCCCCACTGGCACCTTCAGTAGAGACTCTCTGTTGAAGTACTGGGAAAAGGAGACCAAGAGGATactggaggatgagagaggggaagTCAGCAGCCCCAAACAG gatgacgatgatgatgccGAAAAGAGTGAGGAAGAATGCGTGACAGAAACCAACAGCGAAGCAGAGGAGAAGGATGACGAGAAcaagaaagaaaacaaagattatgaagaggaagaggaggaagaagaagaggaggaggagagtgaggaagaggaagctgaaacagaggatgaggaggatgaagaggaggatgaagaggagccAGAAGAGAAGAGGCCTAAAGCAGCGACTCCAAAGGATTCTGGTCCTCCATCACCGCTGTCAGTCGCAAtctcctcccctagcctcctGAGACCCCCAAGGGTGGAGCCTATGAGACTAACCTCACCCCCACCTCCACTTGACCCCAACGCCGACGGTAACCCAATAGTTGTCGATGAGGCCCTGGAAAGAGTCCTTAATAACGACCCTGAGCTCAAAGAGATCAACCTCAACAACATTGAGGACATCTCACAGGACACTCTAATACAGTTCGCTGAGGCACTGCGCTCCAACACACACGTGCGTGTCTTTAGCCTGGCCAACACGCATGCCGACGACCCCGTGGCGCTGGCCATTGCCAAGACGCTGTGCGAAAACACCTCCATCATCAGCCTGAACATCGAGTCCAACTATGTGACAGGGAAAGGGGTTCTGGCCATGGTCCAGGCTCTGCCTAGCAATAGCACCTTGACTGAGCTACGCTTCCATAACCAGAGACACATGTGTGGAGGACAG gtggagatggagatggtgaAGGTTCTGAGGGAGAACCACACCCTGATCAAGCTGGGTTACCAGTTCCACCTGCCAGGCCCCCGGATGAGCATGACAGGCATCCTGACCCGTAACATGGACCGTCAGAGACAGAAACGCCTTCTGGAGCAGAGACAGAACCAGCAGGTGGGGCCAGAGGGGCCCGTTAACCCCCGTACCACTGCTCTGTTGAAGGCCACTCCGGGTTCTTCGCCCTATGGTTCCCCGCGGGTGTCTCCTTGGCAATCCCCCAAACTCCCCAAGAAACAGACCCCTCCTGCTCCACCGccgcctcctccacctcctcccccaccccccccactgCCCTGCCAGCCCCCGGCAGAGAAGAAGAAGCCGACTAGGAAGATAGCGGAGGTGATCAGGCTCCACGAGGAGGTCGTTAAGAAgcaagggaaagggaaggggaagaAGGGGAAGAAAGGACTGAAAGAGACCAACAGTATCTTGAAGGAGCTGAAGAACGCTCTGCGGCCAGTGGCAGAGAACAGAGACCAGGAGCACAGCAGGCCACCCACTCCACTGCGCTCCTCACACGACCAGCTCATGGACTCCATCCGCAACGCTAATGTCCGCTCCCTCAGAAAG gtGGAAGTTCCACAGAGGAAGTTTGTCTTTGTCCCCGATGAAGAGACTAGCTGA